The Acidicapsa acidisoli genome contains a region encoding:
- a CDS encoding serine/threonine protein kinase, giving the protein MLKPPVSNSEIPKTIGPFRVLRLLGVGGMGAVYLGERMEQFSQQVAIKILHPSLFPDAADGKIEREGELLAALEHPGVVRMLDAGITEDGSRYIVMEYVDGMPLDAYCDDHRLPMRRRVELLLDVLEAVEHAHRHLVVHADLKPENILVTAEGKPRLLDFGVATILADLGSGLGAAQPGSPAVVSEESVQDSYTVLYASPEQRAGERLTVASDIYSLGLIAQNILAGVKPSEARIPIQRPVLDDDSTTLLSGRIQTFGSDSLKSIAALRATTPGGLLAAIQGDLEAIVAKALRRNPAERFQSANQMREEFKRHLLGYPIKTRAAGRWTYARKWVLRNRLAACLGCVFLLVAIFSIVGVVRQATDAARKRQIAQTRLHDLVRLTDVLAGELYESVRGLQGAESAQAALLNSAHETINTLAAEDDQDTQLELELAGEYEKLARLELSRRPLTQDALRQLSDDLDRERRILDGMNRRDPEVLHLRERIPQMMQLRDAAAHEESH; this is encoded by the coding sequence ATGCTGAAGCCCCCTGTTTCCAATTCCGAAATTCCCAAGACGATCGGGCCATTCCGCGTCCTGCGCCTTTTAGGCGTTGGCGGAATGGGAGCTGTTTATCTGGGAGAACGCATGGAGCAGTTCTCCCAACAGGTCGCGATCAAGATATTGCATCCGAGTCTCTTTCCCGATGCAGCCGACGGGAAGATCGAGCGAGAGGGCGAGCTACTTGCAGCACTGGAGCATCCGGGTGTCGTCCGGATGCTGGATGCAGGCATCACAGAGGATGGCTCGCGCTACATCGTAATGGAGTATGTCGATGGCATGCCGCTGGATGCCTATTGCGACGATCATCGGCTTCCGATGCGCCGTCGTGTTGAGCTTCTATTGGATGTTCTGGAGGCCGTCGAGCATGCGCATCGCCATCTGGTGGTGCACGCAGATCTTAAGCCTGAGAATATTCTCGTCACGGCAGAAGGCAAGCCCCGGCTGCTCGATTTCGGAGTTGCGACCATCCTCGCAGATCTAGGCTCCGGCCTCGGCGCGGCTCAACCAGGCTCGCCAGCCGTCGTCTCGGAGGAATCAGTCCAGGATAGTTACACGGTGCTTTATGCCAGTCCCGAACAGCGTGCCGGAGAACGGCTAACCGTGGCGAGCGACATTTATTCTCTTGGCTTAATTGCCCAGAACATTCTGGCGGGCGTCAAGCCGAGTGAGGCGCGAATTCCAATTCAGAGGCCCGTTCTTGACGACGATTCGACCACGCTCTTATCCGGAAGGATCCAGACCTTCGGTTCCGACTCGTTGAAGTCGATTGCCGCCCTGCGCGCGACCACGCCCGGAGGATTGCTCGCGGCAATTCAGGGCGACCTGGAAGCGATTGTCGCCAAAGCTCTCCGGCGCAATCCAGCGGAGCGATTTCAGAGCGCGAACCAGATGCGCGAGGAATTCAAGCGGCATCTACTGGGTTATCCGATCAAGACGAGGGCGGCCGGACGATGGACCTATGCGCGCAAATGGGTGCTGAGAAATCGGCTTGCGGCCTGCCTCGGTTGTGTTTTTCTGCTTGTGGCGATATTCAGCATCGTCGGCGTTGTCAGGCAAGCGACAGACGCGGCTCGAAAGCGTCAGATAGCCCAGACGAGGTTGCACGATCTTGTGCGCTTGACCGATGTCCTTGCCGGAGAACTTTACGAATCGGTGCGCGGGTTGCAGGGGGCGGAGTCCGCGCAGGCCGCTTTGTTGAACAGCGCCCATGAAACCATCAACACGCTGGCCGCAGAGGATGACCAGGATACTCAACTCGAATTGGAATTGGCGGGCGAATACGAAAAGCTGGCGCGTCTGGAACTGAGCCGCCGGCCGCTTACACAAGACGCGCTTCGACAATTATCCGACGACTTGGACAGGGAGCGCCGGATTCTCGATGGGATGAACAGGCGCGATCCGGAAGTCCTGCACCTGCGGGAGCGAATTCCGCAGATGATGCAACTTCGCGATGCTGCTGCTCATGAGGAAAGTCATTAA
- the coxB gene encoding cytochrome c oxidase subunit II: MRFFASFSTTDCENHRLRTARLIGRVLLGLPFLGSMAYAQSPTNIFAPAATPAHSIFGLSMLVLGVTLAIFLIVAGMLLYALIRYRHRPDESTLEPAQIYGSNQIEMSWTVIPILIVVMLFLSTARVILGTQAIPKPANSLDVTVVGHQFWWEYRYPKLGVVTANELHIPVSDPSAPQPTYLTMSSADTDHSFWVPRLAGKTDVIPNRVNTMWIDPSQAGLYLGQCAQYCGTQHAKMLLRVYADTPEQFATWIAQQKKPAQQDFPGNPAAVEGQTVFMHNACINCHAVGGTVANGRFGPDLTHLASRDTIASGAVPNTPDNLRKWIDDPNSLKPGSLMPSMHLNSHDLDVITAYLTQLR, from the coding sequence TTGCGTTTTTTCGCCAGCTTCTCGACGACAGATTGCGAAAATCATAGGCTCCGCACAGCCCGGCTCATAGGCCGTGTGCTGTTGGGCCTGCCATTTCTCGGCAGCATGGCTTATGCGCAGTCGCCAACAAACATCTTTGCGCCCGCGGCCACTCCGGCACACTCCATCTTCGGCCTCTCGATGCTTGTCCTCGGCGTCACCCTCGCCATTTTTCTCATCGTCGCCGGAATGCTGCTCTATGCGCTAATTCGATACCGGCACAGGCCAGATGAGTCTACTCTGGAGCCGGCGCAAATCTATGGCAGCAACCAGATCGAAATGTCCTGGACTGTCATTCCGATCCTCATCGTTGTGATGCTCTTTCTGTCGACCGCGCGCGTGATTCTGGGAACACAGGCCATTCCGAAACCGGCCAACTCTTTAGACGTAACCGTCGTGGGCCATCAGTTCTGGTGGGAGTATCGGTATCCGAAGCTGGGAGTTGTGACAGCCAATGAGCTTCACATTCCTGTCAGCGATCCTTCGGCTCCTCAGCCAACCTATCTCACCATGTCGTCGGCGGACACCGATCATAGCTTCTGGGTGCCGCGTCTGGCGGGCAAGACGGATGTGATTCCGAATCGCGTCAATACGATGTGGATCGATCCTTCGCAAGCTGGTCTTTACCTTGGCCAGTGCGCGCAATATTGCGGAACGCAGCACGCGAAGATGCTCTTGCGCGTCTACGCCGATACTCCTGAACAGTTCGCTACCTGGATCGCGCAGCAGAAAAAGCCGGCGCAACAGGACTTCCCTGGCAATCCTGCGGCTGTCGAAGGTCAGACCGTATTCATGCACAACGCCTGCATCAACTGCCATGCGGTTGGTGGAACCGTGGCCAACGGAAGATTCGGACCTGACCTTACTCACCTGGCGAGCCGCGATACGATTGCTTCGGGAGCGGTCCCGAATACGCCGGACAATTTGAGAAAGTGGATCGACGATCCCAATTCGCTGAAGCCTGGTTCGTTGATGCCTTCGATGCATTTGAACAGTCATGATCTGGATGTCATCACGGCTTACCTTACGCAGCTTCGCTAA